Genomic window (Helianthus annuus cultivar XRQ/B chromosome 3, HanXRQr2.0-SUNRISE, whole genome shotgun sequence):
cttcaatggaccctgactaacagaacacTAACGCCGTTAGTCTTCGGTTGCCTGAAAAACGTTTTTGGTCGGAAAAGAGTTCATAAAGGTCCGATCTATGGTTACAAACAAGTTTGTGATGAAACCTTTGAGTTTTCCGGttaaaaagttgagttttccggccaaaaaagGAGTTTTCCGGCGAAAAATGAGTTTTTTCCGGCAACCTTAATAATTGGGGCTTTTTACAAGAAAAGGTTACTAAAGGTacgtaataaggttacaaagatgtttgagacgaaaatgttgagttttccggccaaaaacatTTTCCTGCAACCGGAGACTAACAACGTTAGCGTTCTGTTAGTCAGTGTCCATTGAAGGGCAATATGTGAAAAGATGGGACCACCAATTGGAATTTTTGAAGTTAGGATCATTGCCGGCCAAGGGCCaatattaaaatccattatttctATTTATAAATGAAATAATTTATAAAAAGTCAAAGGATGAACAGAAAAAAAGCATTTATGAATAAGCAAGACCTAACCCATCATCCAACAAGTCCATCATGTATTAATTTCTACTTCTATTTCTAATTATAATAACTAAGGATAATTAATACACCTGAAAAGTGAATGTCATCGACTTGTACTCTTCCCATGTAAGTCCAGCCTTCGGGTTTTCTCGGTTATCTAAGATTTTTCTGTGTTCTTCCTGCGCTCAAAAGGACATAAAATAACAAGCATGCATGTTAAATGAGTGAAATTCTTTTAGGGTTTTATATTCTTTACATACCGTTAATTCCTTCAACGCCTGAGGATTTTCAGTTAGAAACTTGATTGCCACTGTTATCGCTTGGGAAATTGTTTCAAAGTTGACAATCAATAGCCCAAATACCAATTCCAAAGACATTTCTTCTGTAAGGATTGTATCATTTTGCTTGAGTTCTTCAAGAACATAATCAAAAAAATCATTATGGACCTTATTCGGCTTAGCCTGCCTTGCTTCTAGCATGTTCTTGAGCATCATCATTACCTTCTTTTTTCCCTTATTAGATAAATTAAGGATgtaattttagttatatatatatatatatatatatttatttcgagtGATAAGTAAAACCAATTAGACCCATTTATTGGGTTAAACTGGTGGAGATTGATAGAATAAGTATGCATATGGATCAAAATTATTTGTCAACCTGTAGACATTTGTAATAAGCAGTTCCAGGTATCCTCAAAGGGAGTGAAACTGCTCCTTGTATAAAAGAGTCAAAGTTCTCTCTTAAATTCTCAGACGACTTCTCCGGATCATAACTTATCAATTTCTTCCCCATGTACTCAAATATCATCTGATTAAACACCAAAATAATATCATAAACACGCATGCGTTAATAGCGACTGACTTGTCACAAGAAAACAAGTACTTACATCTGCAACTGCAGTTTTCAATTCCACTGATTCTTGGCTAGCCCACTTCTCCATGTTTGTTGTTGCAACACTTTCAATTTCGGAAAATGCTTTTTTAAGGCTTTGGGGACCGACTACAGTGCGCATCATGCTCTTGAGATGCTTACTCAAGCTTCCCTCTATTAAAGCTATACCTACACTCCCTAATAACCTTTTAATGCTCGGTGGATACCACCCTTTAAAGGATTGGCCATCTTGTTGCAATATCATACTAGTAAGTTCTGAATCAGTTGATATTATAACCCGCGCACCAAGCAAACTTGTTCGATATATAGACCCGTATCTAGTATATATAAATGATTGTAAATGATTAACAAGCTAATGACTTGAAGCCTTGAAACGTACATATCAGTTGAAACCCCTTTATGATTAACCTTTTATACTAACACGGAATCCTGTTAAACTGTCCAAAGGTTGCACGTGGTGTATTTAAAGTGCATAAAACCtcatttgtgaaaaaaaaaaaaaaaaaacttggatTATTATTTAGCAAACGCATTATAAGGTTTAAAGaagaaatttatgttttatttattagggtttattatttAGCTTAAAGTAATGTTTTGTGGGATGACCCGTCTGTCCAGCTTATTCATTTAAATTTAAATATGTACTATATATAAATTAAAACTGCATCTTATAAACCTTATTATTTTACCGCCACTAAAAGAATAAACCATTCACCTTTTTATTCTGTTGGTGATGAAAGAAGGAGTATCCAACGTTTGTGTTGGAGCGATGAGCTGTAGAGTTTCACCGAGTAGCGGCCAACCCATAGAACCAGGAGGAAGGTTCCCATTGCATTTAGGGTTCCTCCATCTGTAAACCCAATGGGTAATGCTTACTACAAACAAAGCTGCAATGTATACACCAACAGGCAGCATTTGTGATgtgcaaaaaagaaaaaaaaaactatggaaTTGAAAGAAGGTAGGATGGGATTATGGGAATGATTTGGCGAGGAGGTAGTTATATAGCCAATGCCATCCATGAGGAAATATTGAAGCACTAAACGGTCCCTCGACAATCGGTCAATATGCAAATTCTTCCCAGTTTTTGTCTAAGTTTTGCATTTACGAGagattttaagaaaaaaaaaaaaaagaaagaaactcCATAGGAAATAGGAAACATTTATAGATGTTCAAAATTAGTAGAGTTCTGAATGTGTAGGAATGACAAGTTGAATTATAAACATTGACATTACCCTATATATTaccctatatattaaaaattaaaatgaaTGAATAGTAAAATCACTATgtgatgagcaaatggtatcgggtactgttatcggtatcaaatttatcaaattagatgtattttcggtaccggttcagCACCGGTTTTTGCCTTCAAATAtcggtgtcgtaccagtaccgaccggtaccgaaccgtaccgtaccaaGTATATTCGGTACCTGTAcctacttttggggatttcggtaatgGTATTTtaggtaccggttggtaccgagctcatcaaatcctgtagcaatgTACGTAATTGCTATgtgatgagcaaatggtatcgggtactgttatcggtatcaaatttatcaaatcagatgtattttcggtaccggttcagcaccggtattcaccggtttttgcCCTCAAATAtcggtgtcgtaccagtaccgaaccgtaccgtaccaggtatattcggtacctgtacccacttttggggatttcggtaatgGTATTAtaggtaccggttggtaccgagctcataaAATCCTGTAGCAATGTacgtaattgcaccgtttagattacttttcatacacacagtaagtaaactgtatttcgtttgaatgaggttttatatacacaacaacttattttactttcttttttgtctttttctgtaataaatgaattgtagcatttaaaattaatttggatatttagattattaatgagcaaatcgtatcaaatcctatAATCAAACCGATATCGTATCGGtgccaaatttactataccaaatcattttcggtaccaatttggtacccaccttttggcgttttcagaatcgttactttcggttcgacaccggtctagcaccatacctgtatttattgatttttacattcaaataccataccgtattgtaccgagtaTTTTCGGTGTCGGTAGCTAATTTCAAGATtctccggatcggtactttcggtgtcgttaccggtaccgagctcatctatattttaacgtgttagcacggtaataactaaactaaaaacaaccgaatttccaacgtgtaagACGTGTGGGttctattattatatattaggttatttaaaatcggtttttttaggacggagtgactatccttaccacgtcatttttatttatgttttgatattcggtatttACTTGCCGTTGCTGACATGcgttttgtagtcattgggtccccgccgcaacgcgcgggcgaaAAATCATCTAGttctatatatatttatttgtttgtgtGTTAAAGACATTATTCTGAACACGATTAAAAGTGTGTAACCCAGGCACGGCCTGTATGTTATACCAACTAACGGGTTATAATCAAGTTTTAAATAGGTTGATGTGTTGTAATAAACCGGTTATATGACTCATAAATGGGTTAGGCTGACCTTATAAAATATAATTTCTACTAttctaaattttaaaaaattaaaacaaaaaaaaatatacatatatataactaGTAAAATTCCACGTGTGTTGTGGCGGCGTGGAAATGTAAAGCAACTCACGTATCATATTTAACCTAACTCGTTTCCGAACAAAAGTTACGTCAAAgcgtagaccaactgaaaacttatataaaaataggcacgaaaacatattatatttgaccaggCTTATTCTCTaaaaaaatttacgtcaaaacgttgaccaacttaaattatattttttttagttaAAAAATGGTACGACGCGCTGTGACGGCGTCAAAACGTAAAGTAATCTAATGAAAACGTGTTATAGCGTTTTAGAACAAAAACGTAGATCAACTAAAAAGGTACATAAAAGTAAGcacaaaaacgtattatattgatgtgcttaaaatacaacatataaattatatcaaatacggcGTAAAAGCAACCCTTTTTattactaatgttggaaaaagcttgtgttttcattcattttttattttcagggttaaaagagcttaaatgtgcAAAAGGAGCAAAAAGACAATAAAACCAACATAAATGTAAAGAAGGAGAAATTGCCGCAACTCGCCAAACCCCGATTCACATCCAAATCTCAAAATAGCAAGAATAGAAGacctgacacggggccgtgtccgaagATGGATGTTGTGCAGAAGAAAAGACAACTGCAAAAGACAAAACTGGCAGCTGACACGGGGCCATGCTAAgccaacacggggcgtggtcaactcaaaTATTTTTAGAATCTGCAATAGTACAGCAAGTACTTTGGCCACGGGCCGTGTCGTTGACACAAGGGGTCGTGTTAGTACAACATTTGACAAGCAGTTAATGAGGAAGGGAGAGAgagatgggcacggggccgtgccagccAGGCACGGGCCGTGTTGGAGCTTCTGATTTCAGTTATAAATAGAAGTGCTTATTTCCACTTCAAACCATCCATttgcaaaccacttctctctcagttgtcaccactccaccaccactacaacaccatcatccaccccCATTATCCATtctaacattcccaaaatttttaaatttaaaataaagttattacaCGAATAGATCATGGGTAAATTGACCGATAGAAATATAAAGTATTTTGGCGAAcgtaggaaccgtttaataactataataataaaaatacgtTATAATTAACCTTACTcagtttttaatgaaacttagaccaaaatgtagataaaaatattctcgttctaatggcaCAATCatcattttataaaacgtcatatttttgaagttataagcgccaaataaatgaagcagttgaattaattataatatataaattaataaaataataataataataatcaaaattttGCATTTAAGTAAAGTGGACGTGTGTCTcccatttttaataaaataatgattaaaatttaaaagaaataaaattgTGATATACGTGTATGATAGAATTTTTCCAAATCAATTCATGCATTTAATGCATTTGTGTACGTGGATTGTGATAGAGTAACCTTCAACTAATTTGGAGGTATAAATAGAATCATCTGTTCACTACTCAATCAGCCCCTCTTATCTTTCACCCTCTATCTCGCCAACCTTCCCCCTCTCTTTCTAGATTTTATTAGTAAAATTTTCCTTAAATACTCCAAAGCCCTGCcctgttttaagtgttttaacctctgatcactgataccctgtTCGATTGATTTAGGACCCATCAACGCATGTCAAGACTCTGTCCGACTAAGTAcattggggttctgtctcgtgacgtagggataaagttgaattgggttactatacttaacgCGAGTACATAGTGAACGTTGTGGACCGAGTaaagcggcttcaacgtcttcctTTGAACTACTTAGACCGAGTCTTCCGGAGAAAGGGTCCTTATGAACGTTGCGAGCTTGGACTTATATTCCTGCACATAATTCGTTAGTGACCctcaggataccattcaggatgttaccaatatcctgaatgagTAACCCGGGGTATGAACACATATCATACAATTAAGATATAGCTTAAAATATTGACCAGGATataggctcagaatttcacccataaaaGTACCTATACCAAATCAACTGATGGTGATGTTCTAGCCAGTCAATGGGATAGATGCAACTCGGCTATTTTAACTTGGATTCTTAACTCTGTTTCTGAAGAACTATTTGTTGGTTAAGTTTATTCTAGGCTTGCTAGTGAAGTTTGGAGTGATTTAAAAGATACCCTATGACATGGTTGATGGGTCGGTTGTGTTTGGGTTATATCAGAAAATTAAGTGAGTCAGAATGGATCTAATGTTTCAGAATCTTATCAGAGAATCAATACTATGTGGAAACATGTAGGACCGTGTTTCGTGACCGAAACCGTGATTCTTGTGAGATCGGTTCAagaggggagagattagagatgataaacaaacaactttgtattaatccggtagtaaaacattacaaatcggcccgattatatgataaccgaactaataccaaaggagtatacatccggggagagaccaagtggtgatctctccctggtgaggtctcaaacctcctaaAATCTCCAAGTGTTTGAAATGGCAAGGGTtttctatttatagtcacaccccttgtcttgcaaacacacacggtcaaccgaataaccctctcgtttgaccacttcaaacgagcgggtctatacacgttcgatagatcgtttcactaactattacaaattcagcgtaaaataaaactaatctattcgacaagcatcggacacaaaatctgcatcaacaaattcccccttgtccgttgctgtcgaatgctgaaaattcaaatgcaatcgatcttcagtcaagtattcatcttctttgTGTTACcaaaattcccccttgaccgatgatccaggtaagtagtatcttgatgctccttgtataatatttcccccttaaagtacgcgtatccgtgttgggtgttgtgcaatttccttaattgaccgatcttccgctgatcttccaatactccaaacggcatttgataagggttccattctttaaaaactgcatcaagtcttgatcttcaagcatactacattgatagagatttctggtgaactgtcttctgtaaaccgtctttgtggaatcgaccaagtaatgcactttaatcttcagcatcaacactcaggaaagtcagctagaccaagtgtatcccttgcaagctcaaccaaacggcacgcttagttgaactacatccagatcccattgtctcgcctttgtgaagttgaccacgtaatgcactacggatctttagcatcagtactcaggaagtcagcttgaccaagtacatcgtttgcaaactcaacgaattgagttacccccagatccctgtaaaatcccaaagaaacatcaaacccaaaaccgaatcctgcaAGTCTTCAGCCTTGAACTATCAGCTTTCATAAAGATTCCCCAGGTCTTCAGTGAACAACGCTTTTGTAACTACTGTAGACTTTAGAAACCTGTATTTTTCCGTGCAAAACCCTTTACGCTGgatggagaattaattaaaatcctcaaatatgtgtatgtgcaaaacattccacgccgAACCGTTTGTATCActagaaaatcacaaactctaccacctgtgattgcgtttagaaatttaccgaagaaattcaacatagggcttgttttcaaaacaaataagtgagaatctcacatcatatacggtcaaacagatgataatcgtaatactcaccggtaagatgaactctcgtgcatgccttgatacgggaatgtgttgtgtgtggatgaacaccggtcggtaagtataaatcataccttaacgtatcccctaaacatgattacatctgataagttgagcttatgtggacaacaataccgataatcgttataggatgcttatctaaatgttaactaattgaacaacaagagccttttggcatgaccgtacactgatatgattctcttaccctcgaaactcgaaaaaaaaaagaatgtctgtaaatatttatttactgcttttagtttttgcatctttgtatatatttatttattgttttccgtctttacttttgaaaaatgaaaattccaaaaagattttaggtgtgttttaatataaactttataaaattcaaaaaaaaaaaaaaaatttatccccccatttctttggtaaaatctctaaaccatAACAGATTCTCTCCACTTCGAAGAAACTGTCATCAATTTCATAGAACAAATTCTCTCCACTGAGTAGAATTTTtcttcaaatgttcaccaattccctccacagAGCGGAACTGTCGTCAATCTTCACTGAACAGATTATCTCCACTGAGCAGAATCTTTCAAACATTCTCGGTTTTTCTAAAAATCACGAAAGCAattttcttctttgcatattctagttgataatgAAAGTCCCCTagccccgtaggatccgacttgtatccccccaaagtTCTGCTAACACCTAATCTGAAAACTTCCATCATAGGCATAACTCttcgactttgtgaactcgttaggacctgTCTTGGCTCTCTAGGTTCCTCCAatcgttaccaaatgcgagaatatgacaacaAACAAAATTCTTTCGAGCATGTACGAACACCGATAATCAATCATAAACATTGACGTGCGGAAGTGAACATACCGttttgtttttggcccataatagtcgcgtcaCCATTTTTGacatttgcatcggtaaccgtgactaccccacattttttttaaaaaaatatcatCTGTTTTCATCATCCCAAACTGATCCCGCGCGCCCCCGAACTCGTACGAATTTGGCGTTGAAAAATAGAAGCTTGGTTCAGATAAAATTTGCGAACACCCGACCCCACGTGCATGGCCCTGAAATTTATGCTACACCAATATCGACCCAAGCAAACTTAAATTCATACCTGTCACCTTTTAGAGCCCAATATTAATTAAGGCTCAAACTAGTGACTAAAGAAGCCCAAAATTAATTTAGCCAATCAATTAATTAGCTCCAACATTTGTGGGCCTTTTGATCGTTCCAacaattcaaaacaaactttCATCTTGTACAAGTGAGCCCAAAAGAAAAACCTTAGATCCATAGCCCAATATCGATTAATAATTAAAAGTCTGAATAGAAAAACCACTCCCATCACCAAGCTCCAAAAGAAATCCCTTGTGTAGCCTCCACAAACTTCGAGAAGTCTATTGATACATGAAGAACAAACAAGACAAACTTCTTTCTTTCTTGTATCTTCGATACACAGACATCCAATTCCACCTTCAAAGAAAATTTTGCATCTGCCATCATCAATTCTGAGTTCGATGGAAGACATGATTAATTGTGCATCTGCCACCCAAACTACTGAAATCAAACATTCAGTTGTCTGATTGATCCATCAAAACCTAGATCCACAACTACACCCCTTTATTTCAGATCTATTCACATCACACTTTAACCATCCGTGTTAAAAACCGGTGAAGATGTCGGGATGGTTGTGGTTAGCCGGCTGCAGGTCCTTCCGATGTCGATGCTGATGCGAGCGACACTCAAAACGACACGCAAAACGAGGCGATTGTGCAGATCGACGAAACAACAGGGATGACGAAACAGATTTCTTAATGTTGGCCGACGAAACAGATTTGAAGGTGCTGTGACGAaactgagttttttttttttttttttttttttttttgatgttcgACGAAAGTGGAGGGGTGTTTCGTCATTGGATCAGTTTCGTCAGCAGTGAGTATGAAGAAACCCTAGTTTCTTTAAGCAGCCACCAAGAACATTAAGAACAGAGTGTACTGTTACTTCCCAGATTTGTATAAAAACATTTTGTATATGATTTTTGATGATGATAACTTGAATATTTAGGTGAAAAACATAAAATCCAGCACTCGTTTCAgcacagatctgaatattcgggtccagatctgagtttttctcattttcacccaaCTTTTTTTCTTGAACAAAAATCActaaaatcacagatctagagcacatgtgacttagtaaacggttagatttactaaatcgggcaccatggctctgataccaattgtaggaccgtgtTTCGTGACCGAAACCGTGATTCTTGTGAGATCGGTTCAagaggggagagattagagatgataaacaaacaactttgtattaatccggtagtaaaacattacaaatcggcccgattatatgataaccgaactaataccaaaggagtatacatccggggagagaccaagtggtgatctctctctggtgaggtctcaaacctcctaaAATCTCCAAGTGTTTGAAATGGCAAGGGTtttctatttatagtcacaccccttgtcttgcaaacacacacggtcaaccgaataaccctctcgtttgaccacttcaaacgagcgggtctatacacgttcgatagaccgtttcactaactattaaaaattcagcgtaaaataaaactaatctattcgacaagcatcggacacaaaatctgcatcaacaaaacAATTTGATGTCATG
Coding sequences:
- the LOC110930309 gene encoding cytochrome P450 87A3, whose product is MLPVGVYIAALFVVSITHWVYRWRNPKCNGNLPPGSMGWPLLGETLQLIAPTQTLDTPSFITNRIKRYGSIYRTSLLGARVIISTDSELTSMILQQDGQSFKGWYPPSIKRLLGSVGIALIEGSLSKHLKSMMRTVVGPQSLKKAFSEIESVATTNMEKWASQESVELKTAVADMIFEYMGKKLISYDPEKSSENLRENFDSFIQGAVSLPLRIPGTAYYKCLQGKKKVMMMLKNMLEARQAKPNKVHNDFFDYVLEELKQNDTILTEEMSLELVFGLLIVNFETISQAITVAIKFLTENPQALKELTEEHRKILDNRENPKAGLTWEEYKSMTFTFQVINETLRLGGIATIIFREAVKDIKYKDYTIPAGWVVAVCPPVVHLDPVNYKDPLNFNPWRWEGIELKGASKSFMAFGGGLRYCTGADFAKFQMAIFLHCLVTKYRWKLIKGGDIVRTPTVQFPNGFHVQIFEKEN